A single Staphylococcus muscae DNA region contains:
- the metC gene encoding cystathionine beta-lyase MetC has product MTLTKQTQLIHDSKHDSTYQSANQPLYYSSTYRQTKLGGNAHYDYARSGNPNRENLETKLAQLENAKHGFAFNSGITAITAVFLTLKSGDHVILPDDVYGGTFRLTEQILSKFNISFTTVNAEKPSEIERAIQPNTQLIYIETPSNPLFKITDIRAIVNIARRHQLRVAVDNTFMTPLGQQPLDLGADIVIHSATKFLSGHSDVIAGAVVTNDDVIAESLYLIQNGTGTALSVYDSWTLTQHLKTLDVRFKQSVASATKIQTFLAEHPAVAEVYYPGNSDTHLQQAHHGGAVLGFRLIDETKAQQFVDALSIPLVSVSLGGVETILSHPNTMSHAAIPQDIRESRGITFGLFRLSVGLENVNDLISDLDHALKEVYDESIIKHIEAQSSSG; this is encoded by the coding sequence ATGACTTTAACAAAGCAAACACAATTGATTCATGACAGCAAACATGATTCAACATATCAGAGTGCGAATCAACCACTCTATTACTCATCTACTTATCGTCAAACAAAACTGGGTGGTAACGCGCATTATGACTATGCACGGAGCGGCAATCCCAACCGTGAAAATCTCGAAACAAAACTAGCTCAGTTAGAAAATGCGAAACACGGCTTTGCTTTCAACTCAGGCATCACAGCCATTACAGCCGTCTTCCTTACACTAAAGTCAGGCGATCACGTCATTTTACCTGATGATGTCTATGGTGGTACATTTCGCTTAACTGAACAGATACTATCAAAATTCAATATTTCATTTACAACAGTGAATGCTGAAAAACCATCCGAAATCGAACGTGCGATTCAACCAAATACACAGTTGATATACATTGAAACACCTTCAAATCCACTGTTCAAAATCACCGACATTCGTGCAATCGTCAATATTGCACGACGTCATCAATTACGTGTTGCAGTAGACAATACATTTATGACACCACTCGGGCAACAACCGTTAGACTTAGGTGCCGACATCGTCATCCATAGCGCCACAAAGTTTTTAAGTGGCCATAGCGATGTCATTGCAGGTGCGGTTGTCACAAATGATGATGTCATTGCAGAATCGCTTTATCTCATTCAAAACGGAACGGGTACAGCTCTATCTGTATATGATAGTTGGACACTCACACAACATCTCAAAACGCTTGATGTTCGCTTCAAACAATCAGTAGCTAGTGCGACAAAAATACAAACATTCCTAGCAGAACACCCTGCTGTTGCTGAAGTGTATTACCCAGGAAATAGTGACACACACTTACAACAAGCACATCACGGTGGAGCGGTACTTGGTTTTCGCTTAATAGATGAAACGAAGGCACAACAATTTGTCGATGCACTGTCTATCCCACTCGTTTCAGTCAGCTTAGGTGGTGTGGAAACGATCTTATCACATCCGAACACGATGTCACACGCAGCTATTCCACAAGATATCCGTGAATCACGTGGTATTACATTCGGCCTTTTCCGATTAAGTGTAGGCTTGGAAAATGTCAATGACCTCATCTCAGACTTAGACCATGCATTAAAGGAGGTATACGATGAGTCGATTATTAAACACATTGAAGCACAAAGTTCTAGTGGCTGA
- a CDS encoding mechanosensitive ion channel family protein produces the protein MQKFESIIKGMIQPLLEPETYSNLLTQLVIVGIYVLAAFIVTRILNKVIEQFFKVNSKAGRTSRAKRSHTLITLVQNAVGYLVWFITLTTILSKFGISVESILAGAGVVGLAIGFGAQTLVKDIITGFFIIFENQFDVGDYVSIKNSGAPIAEGTVKAIGLRSTRILSITGELSTIPNGTMSEVTNYSVTNGVAIINIPVSIDENLEKVEKRMNQFLKGIPKKYDLFLEAPEVLGVDAVNAYEVSIRIAGETLPGENFTGARILRRELKDFFQVEGIKAPAPTLVQMYQQNSEQ, from the coding sequence ATGCAAAAATTTGAGTCTATTATTAAAGGGATGATTCAACCATTACTTGAACCAGAGACTTATTCGAATCTTTTAACCCAATTAGTCATTGTCGGGATATACGTCCTAGCAGCATTTATCGTAACGCGTATTTTGAACAAAGTGATTGAACAATTCTTCAAAGTAAATAGTAAGGCGGGAAGAACGAGTCGTGCCAAACGCTCGCATACATTGATTACACTCGTTCAAAATGCAGTCGGATATCTCGTTTGGTTTATTACATTAACGACAATTTTAAGTAAATTTGGCATCAGTGTTGAAAGTATCTTAGCCGGTGCCGGTGTCGTTGGTTTAGCCATCGGTTTCGGTGCGCAAACATTAGTGAAAGATATCATTACAGGCTTTTTTATCATTTTTGAAAACCAGTTTGATGTCGGTGACTATGTCAGCATTAAAAATAGCGGGGCACCCATCGCAGAAGGAACAGTAAAAGCAATCGGTTTACGTTCGACACGTATTTTATCAATTACAGGTGAGCTTTCTACGATTCCTAATGGTACAATGAGTGAAGTAACGAACTACTCTGTGACAAATGGTGTCGCAATTATTAATATTCCTGTTTCTATCGATGAAAATCTTGAAAAAGTTGAAAAAAGAATGAATCAATTTCTTAAAGGGATTCCAAAGAAATACGACTTGTTTTTAGAGGCGCCAGAAGTCTTAGGTGTCGATGCGGTAAACGCATATGAAGTCAGTATTCGTATTGCCGGTGAAACATTACCAGGTGAAAACTTCACAGGTGCGCGTATTTTACGCCGTGAATTGAAAGACTTCTTCCAAGTAGAAGGAATTAAAGCACCAGCACCTACACTTGTTCAAATGTATCAACAGAACAGCGAACAATAA
- the ychF gene encoding redox-regulated ATPase YchF, with amino-acid sequence MALTAGIVGLPNVGKSTLFNAITKAGALAANYPFATIDPNVGIVEVPDKRLDKLAEIVNPKKTLPTTFEFTDIAGIVKGASKGEGLGNKFLSHIREVDAICQVVRAFDDDNVTHVAGRVNPIEDIEVINMELVLADLESVEKRLPRIEKMARQKDKTAMNEVRILSEIKEALEDGKPVRSLEFNDEDQKYVNQAHLLTSKSMLYIANVGEDEVNDAENDKVQAIREYAAKEDSEVIVISAKIEEEIATLDDEDKEMFLEELGIEEPGLHRLIRKTYDLLGLATYFTAGVQEVRAWTFKEGMTAPQCAGIIHTDFERGFIRAEVTSYDDFVNNNGEQGAKEAGKMRLEGKEYIMQDGDVVHFRFNV; translated from the coding sequence ATGGCTTTAACAGCGGGTATTGTAGGTTTACCAAACGTAGGGAAGTCTACGCTATTTAACGCAATTACAAAGGCAGGGGCATTAGCAGCCAACTATCCCTTTGCGACGATTGATCCTAACGTAGGTATTGTAGAAGTACCAGATAAGCGTTTAGATAAATTAGCAGAAATTGTTAATCCAAAGAAAACTTTGCCGACAACTTTTGAGTTTACGGATATTGCAGGTATCGTAAAAGGTGCCTCAAAAGGGGAAGGACTTGGAAATAAATTCTTGTCACACATTCGTGAAGTTGATGCCATTTGCCAAGTGGTACGTGCATTTGACGACGACAACGTAACACATGTTGCAGGTCGTGTGAATCCAATTGAAGACATTGAAGTCATCAATATGGAACTCGTGCTCGCAGACCTTGAGTCAGTAGAGAAACGCTTACCACGTATAGAAAAAATGGCACGTCAAAAAGATAAAACAGCGATGAATGAAGTACGTATTTTAAGTGAAATTAAAGAGGCACTTGAAGATGGTAAACCAGTGCGTAGTCTTGAATTTAATGATGAAGATCAAAAATACGTAAACCAAGCACATCTATTAACATCTAAATCAATGCTTTATATTGCCAACGTTGGTGAAGATGAAGTTAACGATGCTGAAAATGACAAAGTACAAGCAATTCGTGAATACGCAGCTAAAGAAGATTCAGAAGTCATCGTAATCAGTGCCAAAATTGAAGAAGAAATTGCAACGCTTGATGATGAAGACAAAGAAATGTTCTTAGAAGAATTAGGCATTGAAGAGCCAGGCTTACACCGCCTCATTCGCAAAACATATGACTTACTTGGACTTGCAACATACTTCACAGCAGGTGTGCAAGAAGTACGTGCGTGGACATTTAAAGAAGGTATGACAGCGCCACAATGTGCGGGGATTATCCACACAGACTTCGAGCGTGGTTTCATTCGTGCAGAAGTGACAAGTTACGATGATTTCGTCAACAATAATGGTGAACAAGGGGCAAAAGAAGCTGGTAAAATGCGCCTCGAAGGTAAGGAATATATTATGCAAGATGGCGATGTCGTACATTTCCGCTTTAACGTATAA
- a CDS encoding ParB/RepB/Spo0J family partition protein, translating into MSDVTPKSRDEQVKMLPLIEIRPNPYQPRKNFDRDKLLELSQSIVQHGVLQPIVVTQSIQGYYIVAGERRYRASEQAGLTHIPAIVRKMTDHEMRELAIIENLQRENLNPVEEAESYQQLMEAHHMTQQAVAKRLGKSRPYIANMLRLLKLPTSIRQLIREGTLSGGHGRTLLGLKNPEKMRQYADLAVRESWSVRYLEQRVAETQSSPNHQTVQTTIKKPKLIRQHEQQLSDLYGTSVEIATKQNKGQVTFTFHSEADYRRLIQLLKQT; encoded by the coding sequence ATGTCAGATGTGACACCTAAGTCAAGAGATGAACAGGTCAAAATGTTACCCTTGATAGAAATACGTCCGAATCCTTATCAGCCACGAAAAAATTTCGATCGCGACAAGTTATTAGAACTTTCACAGTCTATTGTGCAACACGGGGTATTACAACCAATTGTTGTCACGCAGTCCATTCAAGGTTATTACATTGTCGCAGGAGAACGTCGTTATCGCGCAAGTGAACAAGCAGGATTAACACACATACCAGCAATCGTTCGAAAGATGACAGATCATGAAATGAGAGAGCTTGCCATTATTGAGAATTTACAACGAGAGAACTTGAATCCAGTCGAAGAGGCAGAGAGTTATCAGCAATTGATGGAAGCACATCATATGACACAACAAGCAGTGGCGAAAAGACTAGGCAAATCACGTCCATATATTGCAAACATGTTGCGTTTGTTAAAGTTACCAACATCAATTCGACAATTGATACGAGAAGGGACATTGTCAGGCGGGCACGGACGTACTTTGTTGGGGCTAAAAAACCCTGAAAAGATGCGGCAATACGCAGATTTAGCCGTCCGGGAGTCTTGGAGTGTTCGCTATTTAGAGCAACGTGTTGCTGAGACACAATCATCACCCAATCATCAGACTGTACAAACAACAATTAAGAAACCAAAACTGATTCGTCAGCATGAACAACAGTTAAGTGATCTGTATGGCACATCGGTAGAGATTGCAACAAAACAAAATAAAGGACAAGTGACATTTACATTTCATTCAGAAGCGGATTATCGACGACTGATTCAGTTGTTGAAACAAACGTAG
- a CDS encoding DUF951 domain-containing protein has translation MSAKYGLNDIVEMKKQHACGTNRFKIIRMGADIRIKCEACQRSIMLPRQTFNKKLKTVLESASTQDKENE, from the coding sequence GTGTCTGCAAAATATGGTTTAAATGATATAGTAGAGATGAAGAAACAACATGCATGTGGCACGAATCGCTTCAAGATTATTCGCATGGGTGCGGATATTCGTATTAAGTGTGAAGCTTGTCAGAGAAGTATCATGTTGCCACGTCAAACATTTAATAAAAAATTAAAAACCGTACTTGAGTCTGCAAGTACGCAAGATAAGGAGAATGAATAA
- a CDS encoding PLP-dependent transferase, translating to MKSTELAQIALTDDCTGAIANPIYLSTAYAHPELGASTGYDYSRTKNPTRNAFEEAFAAIEGGIASFATASGMASIQLICSLFKPDDEVLVSYDLYGGTFRLFQYYEQQYGVIFKYVHFEDITEVAAHINTNTRAFFIEPISNPLMIAIDLEPYYTLAQQHNILTIVDNTFLTPYLSTPLKDGADIVLHSATKYIGGHNDVLAGVVTVKDETLAEKLAILHNMIGATLSPFDSYLLQRGLKTLHLRVERSESNAQRLAERCHTLQEIDEVLYSGQTGMLSLRLAEGYSVSALLKHIQVCRFAESLGGTETFITFPYTQTHVDMPDIEKDKRGIDQQLIRLSIGIEDYNDIENDLIQALTKSREDVTV from the coding sequence ATGAAATCAACTGAACTGGCACAAATTGCTCTAACAGATGATTGTACGGGAGCAATTGCAAATCCCATTTATCTATCTACTGCATATGCACATCCAGAACTCGGTGCATCAACAGGTTATGATTATTCACGTACGAAGAATCCAACACGCAATGCTTTTGAAGAAGCGTTCGCAGCGATTGAAGGTGGCATTGCTTCTTTTGCAACAGCAAGTGGCATGGCAAGTATTCAATTGATTTGCAGTTTGTTCAAACCTGATGATGAAGTACTCGTGTCATATGACTTGTACGGTGGTACTTTCCGCTTATTCCAATACTACGAACAACAATATGGTGTGATATTTAAATATGTCCACTTTGAAGATATTACAGAAGTAGCAGCACATATCAATACAAATACACGTGCATTTTTTATTGAACCGATATCGAACCCACTCATGATTGCGATTGACTTAGAACCATATTACACACTTGCACAACAACACAATATTTTAACGATTGTCGACAATACATTCTTAACACCTTATTTATCAACACCGCTTAAAGACGGTGCAGATATTGTTTTACACTCCGCAACGAAATATATCGGCGGTCATAACGATGTTCTTGCAGGTGTCGTAACAGTTAAAGATGAAACACTCGCTGAGAAGTTAGCTATATTGCACAACATGATTGGTGCTACCCTTTCACCATTCGATAGTTATTTATTACAACGGGGACTCAAAACCTTACATTTACGTGTAGAACGTTCAGAAAGTAACGCACAACGACTTGCTGAACGATGTCACACATTACAAGAAATTGATGAAGTACTTTATAGCGGACAAACTGGCATGTTGAGTTTAAGGCTTGCAGAAGGCTACTCAGTCAGCGCTTTACTAAAACATATTCAAGTTTGCCGCTTCGCTGAAAGCTTAGGTGGTACTGAAACATTTATCACCTTCCCTTACACACAAACACATGTAGATATGCCTGATATCGAAAAAGATAAACGTGGTATTGACCAACAGCTCATCAGACTGTCCATCGGGATAGAAGACTATAACGATATTGAAAACGATCTGATTCAAGCATTAACAAAATCAAGAGAGGACGTGACTGTATGA